In Eriocheir sinensis breed Jianghai 21 unplaced genomic scaffold, ASM2467909v1 Scaffold7, whole genome shotgun sequence, the following are encoded in one genomic region:
- the LOC126993933 gene encoding putative protein TPRXL isoform X2: MIIHRLTVPSAPRMRADTCRLAVFGLSMPKHGFKRKKRHFLSEHAYSCLLGSPKPAPASPVSGDGVLPSDDEQAESEHMDAMKGKTPRLDGTEAQVLEQSPTPGLVGDTSLSEGVAAPQSDEHTVDMMDVASSSPSGPSPSSATSAPAVGPVGNTDQNTEGTSGDNETTTSSSSSNTTTASSSSGTTTTTTSSSTSANTHGCCCSTPSVAEKTAEGRAPSSPALRDACPLNTNSNFKTFSKGHPRLPGSVLLTPRATAPPDGPNTDLSTTGPPAVSAVLPG, encoded by the exons atgattattcacagACTCACAGTACCATCTGCACCGCGAATGCGTGCAGACACGTGTCGCCTTGCTGTATTTGGGTTGTCCATGCCTAAACACGGTTTCAAGCGGAAGAAGAGGCACTTTCTAAGTGAGCACGCGTACTCATGCTTGCTAGGGTCTCCCAAACCTGCCCCAGCCAGCCCTGTGTCCGGAGATGGAGTGCTGCCCAGCGACGACGAACAAGCTGAGAGTGAGCACATGGACGCCATGAAAGGCAAGACACCTCGCCTGGACGGTACTGAGGCCCAAGTACTGGAGCAGTCTCCCACACCTGGCCTGGTTGGTGATACGTCTCTTTCTGAGGGTGTAGCGGCTCCCCAAAGTGATGAACATACTGTGGATATGATGGACGTCGCCTCTTCCTCACCGTCGGGACCTTCGCCATCATCAGCAACCTCGGCGCCAGCTGTTGGCCCCGTTGGAAACACGGACCAAAACACCGAAGGCACCTCCGGCGACAACgagaccaccaccagcagcagcagcagcaacacgaccaccgccagcagcagcagcgggactaccaccaccactaccagcagcagTACTTCAGCCAACACCCACG GGTGCTGCTGCAGCACTCCAAGTGTGGCAGAGAAGACTGCAGAGGGCCGCGCTCCAAGCTCTCCCGCACTAAGAGATGCCTGTCCTTTAAACACCAACAGCAACTTCAAAACTTTCAGTAAAG GTCATCCCAGACTCCCGGGCAGTGTCCTCCTCACCCCTAGGGCGACAGCACCCCCAGACGGCCCCAACACCGACCTCAGCACCACAGGGCCACCAGCTGTGTCAGCAGTCCTACCCGGGTGA
- the LOC126993933 gene encoding polysialoglycoprotein-like isoform X3, producing the protein MIIHRLTVPSAPRMRADTCRLAVFGLSMPKHGFKRKKRHFLSEHAYSCLLGSPKPAPASPVSGDGVLPSDDEQAESEHMDAMKGKTPRLDGTEAQVLEQSPTPGLVGDTSLSEGVAAPQSDEHTVDMMDVASSSPSGPSPSSATSAPAVGPVGNTDQNTEGTSGDNETTTSSSSSNTTTASSSSGTTTTTTSSSTSANTHGCCCSTPSVAEKTAEGRAPSSPALRDACPLNTNSNFKTFSKESW; encoded by the exons atgattattcacagACTCACAGTACCATCTGCACCGCGAATGCGTGCAGACACGTGTCGCCTTGCTGTATTTGGGTTGTCCATGCCTAAACACGGTTTCAAGCGGAAGAAGAGGCACTTTCTAAGTGAGCACGCGTACTCATGCTTGCTAGGGTCTCCCAAACCTGCCCCAGCCAGCCCTGTGTCCGGAGATGGAGTGCTGCCCAGCGACGACGAACAAGCTGAGAGTGAGCACATGGACGCCATGAAAGGCAAGACACCTCGCCTGGACGGTACTGAGGCCCAAGTACTGGAGCAGTCTCCCACACCTGGCCTGGTTGGTGATACGTCTCTTTCTGAGGGTGTAGCGGCTCCCCAAAGTGATGAACATACTGTGGATATGATGGACGTCGCCTCTTCCTCACCGTCGGGACCTTCGCCATCATCAGCAACCTCGGCGCCAGCTGTTGGCCCCGTTGGAAACACGGACCAAAACACCGAAGGCACCTCCGGCGACAACgagaccaccaccagcagcagcagcagcaacacgaccaccgccagcagcagcagcgggactaccaccaccactaccagcagcagTACTTCAGCCAACACCCACG GGTGCTGCTGCAGCACTCCAAGTGTGGCAGAGAAGACTGCAGAGGGCCGCGCTCCAAGCTCTCCCGCACTAAGAGATGCCTGTCCTTTAAACACCAACAGCAACTTCAAAACTTTCAGTAAAG AAAGCTGGTGA